The following proteins come from a genomic window of Limosilactobacillus reuteri:
- a CDS encoding ABC transporter ATP-binding protein/permease: MVFLELKNIYKSYYLDKEEFPVLKGISLQFDRGEFVSILGESGGGKSTLMNIIGGLDRNFEGEVLVNGKLLDHKKEKQLDSYRRATVGYIYQSYNLISHLTVLDNVLVALDMTTLTKEERRKRALELLDKVGLSEQVKKHPNHLSGGQKQRVAIARALASDPQIIIADEPTGALDAQNTKEVLALLDEIARDGKLVIAVTHSQEVADNGTRIVHLVDGKIDGDERLRPAYPIPEDPTEITPRVLPAMASYRTAFKHLTYNFWRNSLIMLGTAIGIFAVLLFSGLGNGINGYIQNQINSLANPQAITVFKNTTGKKMTQEQIQSSLGQTMAANPQSMTISDHNIDRLRKLDNVSSVQPGIMVSAFQLDYNGKKQSGTSLSTWSKAITNNSIKQGHKPKNNEIVLTKQQAIQLSSAKNYKQMVGKTIRLSFTWIDANNNPVPVSGNFKVAGITEGASAGTSITYSTMRALLQKANASTAANFATVNVTNLDNVQGVANKIDNLRGSNNKRILGAITVGSILKTVNTYVSLASTVLASIAGISLLVSALMIIVTMYMSVSERTKEIGILRALGERKKDIRRLFTSESVFIGLFSALLALLIVAVVTVIINHALYGLIKYNIVQITVGNVIFAIVIAIVISFIAALLPARRAANLNPIDALAAD; this comes from the coding sequence ATGGTTTTTTTAGAATTAAAAAACATATATAAATCGTATTATCTTGACAAAGAGGAATTCCCAGTTCTTAAAGGGATTAGCTTACAGTTTGATCGGGGAGAATTTGTGTCTATCCTTGGTGAATCAGGTGGTGGGAAGTCCACTTTAATGAATATCATTGGGGGACTTGATCGTAACTTTGAAGGTGAAGTCCTTGTAAATGGTAAACTCCTTGACCATAAAAAGGAAAAGCAACTGGATAGCTATCGGCGTGCAACGGTGGGTTATATCTATCAGTCCTATAACTTAATCTCTCACTTGACGGTACTGGATAATGTTTTGGTTGCGTTAGATATGACAACCTTGACTAAGGAAGAACGTCGAAAGCGTGCACTGGAACTCTTAGATAAGGTTGGTTTAAGTGAACAAGTAAAAAAGCATCCGAACCATTTGTCAGGAGGTCAAAAGCAACGGGTAGCGATTGCTCGGGCATTAGCAAGTGACCCGCAAATTATTATTGCTGATGAACCAACAGGGGCCTTAGATGCTCAGAATACAAAAGAAGTATTAGCATTACTAGACGAGATTGCTCGCGATGGGAAACTAGTGATCGCCGTTACTCACTCTCAGGAAGTAGCGGATAATGGGACACGAATTGTTCATTTAGTCGATGGAAAAATTGACGGCGATGAAAGATTACGTCCTGCTTATCCGATTCCAGAAGACCCCACAGAGATTACTCCACGAGTTCTACCGGCGATGGCGAGCTACCGAACGGCTTTTAAGCATTTGACCTATAACTTTTGGCGTAATTCGTTAATTATGCTTGGAACCGCAATTGGTATTTTTGCGGTACTCTTATTTAGTGGTTTAGGTAATGGGATAAATGGCTACATTCAAAATCAGATTAACTCTCTTGCTAACCCGCAGGCAATTACCGTATTTAAAAATACAACTGGTAAGAAGATGACTCAGGAACAAATCCAATCATCGTTAGGACAAACAATGGCAGCCAATCCTCAATCGATGACAATTAGTGATCATAATATTGACCGGTTACGAAAGCTTGATAATGTGTCATCTGTTCAACCGGGAATTATGGTGAGTGCCTTTCAGCTTGATTATAATGGAAAGAAACAGAGTGGAACTTCACTAAGTACTTGGAGTAAGGCGATTACTAATAATTCAATCAAGCAGGGGCACAAACCCAAGAATAATGAAATCGTTCTTACAAAGCAACAAGCAATCCAATTATCAAGTGCCAAAAATTATAAGCAAATGGTTGGTAAAACTATCCGTCTTTCATTTACATGGATAGATGCCAATAATAATCCAGTTCCCGTTTCTGGAAACTTCAAGGTAGCAGGGATTACAGAAGGTGCGAGTGCCGGGACTTCAATTACTTATTCCACTATGCGTGCGCTGCTTCAAAAAGCGAATGCCTCTACGGCTGCTAATTTTGCAACCGTTAATGTGACAAATCTTGACAATGTTCAAGGAGTAGCGAATAAGATCGACAATCTTCGTGGTAGTAATAACAAACGGATATTAGGAGCGATTACAGTCGGGTCGATCCTTAAAACTGTTAATACTTATGTTAGTCTTGCTTCCACGGTTCTTGCTTCAATTGCTGGAATTTCATTACTTGTGTCGGCATTAATGATTATTGTGACAATGTACATGTCAGTTTCGGAACGGACAAAAGAAATCGGTATTTTGCGAGCCTTGGGTGAACGAAAGAAAGATATTCGCCGATTATTTACGTCTGAATCTGTCTTTATTGGACTGTTTTCCGCACTTCTTGCACTGCTAATTGTTGCAGTTGTAACGGTTATTATTAACCACGCTTTGTATGGCTTGATTAAATATAATATTGTGCAAATTACTGTTGGAAATGTAATCTTCGCAATCGTAATTGCGATTGTAATTTCGTTTATTGCCGCATTGCTTCCTGCACGCCGGGCGGCAAACCTTAATCCAATTGATGCATTAGCTGCAGATTAG
- a CDS encoding IS110 family transposase, which yields MADIFALDVSMGKSYCVWYRGKHCLKEFSLVNTKAGVNALRDMIKKAQKPIIYFEATGIYSRVIEHFCETNGLRFCRLNPLELHLKSESLRRVKTDQKDAHRIALTVQENTFRLTVPWKKDYLQLHELSRFYNQLNADWNYRLNHLHTALEQVFPELKQLFVNRTSKLALNIVELFPHPALVRPYSRVKLKNILMASTDKRISKMKAYKYADRLIDLAQKSYPAVSGDAIQVDEVRYYARQLIALTRKKEEVIKRMESIAQRLPEYILYCSFPGIGKQTAAQLMGELGDISRFDNANQLNAFVGIDIRRYQSGTYLGQDHINKRGNPIARKLLYFTVGNMIRQQHANSNHIVDYYYRLKEKRPHPKLNKVAMVACMNKTLKCLLSMIKHHEKYHYRYTDSMVPVKA from the coding sequence ATGGCTGATATATTTGCCTTGGATGTTTCAATGGGGAAAAGCTACTGTGTCTGGTATCGAGGGAAACACTGTTTAAAAGAGTTTTCTTTAGTAAACACGAAAGCGGGGGTTAATGCTCTACGAGATATGATTAAGAAAGCTCAGAAGCCAATTATCTACTTTGAAGCGACTGGAATTTATTCGCGAGTAATTGAACATTTCTGCGAGACCAATGGTCTCCGCTTTTGCCGTCTTAATCCACTAGAACTTCATTTAAAGTCCGAAAGTCTACGACGAGTTAAGACCGATCAGAAAGACGCTCACCGGATTGCGCTCACTGTCCAGGAAAATACTTTTCGATTAACAGTTCCTTGGAAAAAAGACTATCTTCAGCTACATGAGCTTAGTCGGTTCTATAATCAGCTCAACGCTGATTGGAACTATCGTCTAAATCATCTTCATACTGCACTTGAACAAGTTTTTCCAGAACTTAAGCAATTATTTGTAAATAGAACATCTAAATTAGCGTTGAATATCGTGGAGCTTTTTCCTCATCCAGCACTAGTTAGGCCTTATTCGAGAGTTAAATTAAAGAATATTCTAATGGCATCTACAGATAAACGAATATCTAAGATGAAAGCTTATAAGTATGCCGATCGATTAATCGATCTCGCCCAAAAATCATATCCGGCTGTTTCTGGTGATGCCATTCAGGTTGATGAAGTTCGCTACTATGCTCGCCAATTAATTGCCCTAACCCGTAAAAAGGAAGAGGTTATCAAGCGGATGGAATCTATTGCCCAGCGCTTGCCAGAGTATATCCTATACTGCTCTTTTCCGGGAATTGGGAAACAAACTGCGGCTCAGTTAATGGGAGAATTGGGCGACATTAGTCGCTTTGACAATGCTAATCAGCTTAATGCCTTTGTCGGAATTGATATTCGTCGTTACCAATCTGGAACCTATTTAGGTCAAGATCACATTAATAAGCGTGGAAACCCGATTGCCCGTAAGCTCTTATATTTTACTGTAGGTAATATGATCCGCCAACAACACGCTAATTCTAATCATATTGTTGACTATTACTATCGTTTAAAAGAAAAACGACCTCATCCAAAACTGAACAAGGTCGCCATGGTAGCTTGTATGAATAAAACTCTGAAATGTCTCTTATCCATGATTAAGCACCATGAAAAATACCACTATCGGTATACGGACTCAATGGTCCCTGTGAAGGCATGA
- a CDS encoding LysM peptidoglycan-binding domain-containing protein has product MNRQSNNDPSTHFKMYKSGKKWVFAGLTAVTLLTASGAVAHADNASVSSAEPAATTTANTQNNTSSAASTSTVAQSTSTSASAESTAASNASQAVASQAAATSASAQSTETKQAAPAAPKVASAAAAPQENSTTDLNTLHFSNNASQQAFIQSVAPGAIQGWNEYKVLPSITVAQAIVESGWGRSALSTQAHNLFGIKGSYNGNSVVMHTREVYGGRSVYVNANFRAYANNSESVTDHGRFLNVNSRYRNLLGDTNYASVANKLRQDGYATDPNYASTLIRFVQTYNLNQLDAVALSGKVVTNKQTESAQTPETNVTVSNTGYYTVKGGDTLSRIAGQFNTTVNNLAALNDIHNVNRIYIGQRLLVRQPAAEQQQQQTTPKQTETNTTTNSNTYTVKSGDTLSGIAGKFNTTYTQLAQLNHISNPNMIHVGQVLTLHQTTAQNTTTNHQESQQNKQVTTSANGTYTVKSGDTLSQIAARFNTTTSALASTNHISNPNLIEVGQQLRINNSASTQKTTSHYSTTNHGNYVVQSGDSLSKIAAYHGLNWRSIAAKNNIQSPYTIFVGQRLSL; this is encoded by the coding sequence ATGAATCGTCAATCTAATAATGATCCATCAACCCATTTTAAGATGTACAAAAGCGGAAAAAAATGGGTCTTTGCTGGATTAACTGCTGTTACCTTATTAACTGCTAGCGGCGCTGTTGCTCATGCCGATAATGCTTCAGTTTCTTCTGCAGAACCTGCCGCTACAACTACTGCCAATACACAAAATAATACAAGTAGTGCTGCTAGTACTTCTACTGTCGCTCAAAGCACATCAACTAGCGCTTCAGCAGAAAGTACTGCTGCTTCTAATGCTAGTCAAGCTGTCGCTAGCCAAGCCGCTGCTACTTCAGCCTCAGCACAATCTACTGAAACTAAACAAGCTGCTCCTGCTGCTCCAAAGGTTGCTAGTGCCGCTGCTGCACCGCAAGAGAACTCCACAACGGATTTAAACACTCTCCATTTCAGCAATAACGCTTCACAACAAGCATTCATCCAAAGTGTTGCTCCTGGTGCAATCCAAGGATGGAATGAATACAAGGTTCTCCCTTCAATTACAGTCGCCCAGGCTATCGTTGAAAGTGGTTGGGGCCGTTCAGCCTTATCAACCCAAGCCCATAACCTATTTGGAATTAAGGGTTCCTATAATGGAAATTCAGTTGTAATGCATACGCGAGAAGTTTATGGTGGTCGGAGTGTTTACGTTAACGCCAATTTCCGGGCCTACGCTAACAACTCCGAATCAGTTACTGACCATGGTCGCTTTCTCAATGTAAATAGTCGTTACCGTAACTTACTTGGTGACACTAATTATGCATCTGTTGCAAATAAGCTTCGGCAAGACGGCTATGCTACTGATCCAAACTATGCTAGTACCTTAATTCGTTTTGTTCAAACATATAACTTAAACCAGTTAGATGCGGTTGCCCTTTCTGGTAAAGTTGTTACAAATAAGCAGACCGAAAGTGCTCAAACTCCAGAAACCAATGTAACTGTTTCTAACACCGGTTACTATACTGTTAAGGGTGGAGACACCTTATCACGCATTGCCGGACAATTTAATACGACTGTAAATAACCTCGCCGCCTTAAATGATATCCACAATGTTAACCGTATTTATATTGGTCAACGGCTCTTGGTTCGTCAACCTGCTGCTGAACAACAACAGCAACAAACAACCCCTAAGCAAACAGAAACCAATACTACCACTAACAGTAATACATACACCGTTAAAAGTGGCGATACCCTTTCAGGAATTGCGGGTAAATTTAACACCACTTATACTCAATTAGCTCAGCTCAATCATATTAGTAACCCTAATATGATTCATGTAGGTCAAGTATTAACGCTTCATCAAACTACAGCTCAAAATACTACTACTAACCATCAAGAAAGCCAGCAAAATAAACAAGTTACTACTAGTGCTAATGGCACATACACCGTTAAAAGTGGTGATACCCTTTCACAAATTGCCGCTCGTTTTAACACTACAACATCTGCATTAGCTTCAACTAACCACATTAGTAATCCTAATTTAATCGAGGTTGGCCAACAATTACGGATTAACAATAGTGCTAGTACACAAAAAACCACTTCACACTATTCCACTACTAATCATGGAAATTACGTAGTTCAAAGTGGTGACTCACTATCAAAAATTGCCGCCTACCACGGATTAAACTGGCGGTCAATCGCAGCTAAGAATAACATTCAAAGTCCATACACAATCTTTGTAGGACAACGTTTGTCACTATAG
- a CDS encoding metalloregulator ArsR/SmtB family transcription factor: protein MICIVVDRWTTDIPNVNKISQLFKLLGNPKRLQLLYLLIQHSMSVSEISMKLNWEQSGVSHQLQLLRKYNLVQQRREGKTVIYHLEDPQVMTLIADVLSHAEKII, encoded by the coding sequence GTGATATGTATTGTGGTAGACCGTTGGACAACAGATATTCCAAATGTTAATAAAATCAGTCAATTATTTAAATTACTAGGGAATCCCAAAAGATTACAATTATTATATTTGCTGATTCAACATTCGATGAGCGTTTCAGAAATTAGTATGAAGTTGAACTGGGAACAATCGGGGGTTTCTCACCAGCTGCAACTATTGAGAAAATATAATTTAGTTCAACAACGGCGAGAAGGGAAAACCGTTATCTATCATTTAGAGGATCCGCAGGTAATGACCTTGATCGCTGATGTATTAAGTCATGCAGAAAAAATCATCTAA